A stretch of the Epinephelus fuscoguttatus linkage group LG2, E.fuscoguttatus.final_Chr_v1 genome encodes the following:
- the dld gene encoding delta-like protein D encodes MGRLCLLLVVTLCLLTCQVLCSGVFELKLQEFLNKKGIQGNSNCCPGGSAHPQGQHQQCECKTFFRVCLKHYQANVSPEPPCTYGGAVTPVLGSNSFQVPETNADSFTNPIRFPFGFTWPGTFSLIIEALHTDSLDDLTTDNPERLISRITTQRHLTVGEEWFKDMQTAGRTELRYSYRFLCDEHYYGDGCSVFCRPRDDAFGHFTCGERGEIICNSGWKGQYCTEPICLPGCDEEHGFCDKPGECKCRVGFSGRYCDDCIRYPGCLHGTCQQPWQCNCQEGWGGLFCNQDLNYCTHHKPCLNGATCTNTGQGSYTCSCLPGYTGASCEIQVNECSGNPCRNGGSCADNDNGYVCTCPPGFYGNNCELSANTCADGPCFNDGRCADNPEGGYFCQCPMGYAGFNCEKKIDHCSSNPCLNGAECVDLVNSYLCQCPEGFSGPNCEDSSSISGHCLSFPCQNGGTCQEGVNGYTCTCPPGYTGDNCSSPVSRCHHNPCHNGATCHERGSRYVCACVPGYGGHNCQFLLPEVPRGQPVVDGPDRRYSSPDSETFEEEEDDDSGFPWTAVCAGVFLVLVILIGCSVLVVYIRVKLQERHSHHGDSIHSDSHETMNNLTTTNNCLRSDKELGAMMTTSIKNTNKKADYHSDLAGSLGGLSGISGLNGSEKNGFKTRYPSVEYNLVHELRPEELSLCKEEEHEEPEVKCEMPEESDSEERYRKRQNSDASEMKQVEESPSCSEAKYQSSSELNYQAASDLKYQSTSDVKYQSLSDVKYQSTSDIKYQSTSDVEYHSPSDSRYQCTNDTKYQSVYVMSDQKDECIIATEV; translated from the exons ATGGGACGCCTGTGTCTGCTCCTGGTTGTCACTCTCTGCCTACTCACCTGCCAG GTTTTGTGCTCCGGAGTGTTTGAGCTGAAGCTGCAGGAGTTTCTCAACAAGAAGGGGATACAGGGCAACTCCAACTGCTGCCCCGGAGGCTCTGCTCATCCCCAGGGCCAACACCAGCAGTGCGAGTGCAAGACTTTCTTTCGGGTTTGTCTGAAGCACTACCAAGCCAACGTCTCCCCGGAGCCTCCCTGCACCTACGGCGGTGCTGTGACTCCTGTCCTCGGCTCCAACTCCTTCCAGGTGCCGGAGACCAACGCGGACAGCTTCACCAACCCAATCCGCTTCCCCTTCGGCTTCACATGGCCG gGGACGTTTTCACTGATCATTGAAGCCCTGCACACTGACTCCCTGGACGACCTGACAACAG ACAACCCGGAGCGTCTGATCAGCAGGATCACCACCCAGCGTCACCTCACCGTGGGAGAAGAGTGGTTCAAGGATATGCAGACAGCCGGGAGAACTGAGCTGCGATACTCCTACCGCTTCCTGTGTGATGAGCACTACTACGGTGATGGCTGCTCCGTCTTCTGCCGGCCCAGGGATGATGCTTTCGGCCACTTTACCTGCGGCGAGCGTGGGGAGATCATCTGCAACTCTGGCTGGAAGGGACAATACTGCACTGAAC cAATCTGTCTTCCTGGCTGTGATGAAGAACATGGCTTCTGTGATAAACCTGGAGAGTGCAA GTGTCGCGTTGGCTTCAGTGGGCGTTACTGTGATGACTGTATCCGTTACCCAGGCTGCCTCCATGGCACCTGCCAACAGCCCTGGCAATGTAACTGCCAGGAGGGATGGGGTGGGCTCTTCTGCAACCAGG ATCTGAACTACTGTACACACCATAAGCCCTGTCTCAATGGAGCCACCTGTACCAATACTGGCCAGGGCAGCTACACTTGCTCCTGTCTGCCTGGATACACAGGTGCCAGCTGTGAGATCCAGGTCAACGAATGTTCTGGAAACCCTTGTCGGAACGGAGGCAGCTGCGCT GACAATGATAACGGCTATGTCTGCACCTGCCCACCTGGTTTCTATGGCAACAACTGTGAGTTGAGTGCCAATACCTGCGCAGATGGGCCTTGCTTCAATGATGGGCGCTGCGCTGACAACCCTGAAGGTGGTTACTTCTGTCAGTGCCCGATGGGATACGCAGGATTCAACTGCGAGAAGAAAATTGACCACTGCTCCTCCAACCCCTGTTTAAACG GTGCAGAATGTGTGGATCTGGTGAACTCCTACCTCTGTCAGTGTCCTGAGGGATTCTCAGGTCCTAACTGTGAGGACAGCAGCAGTATCTCTGGACACTGTCTGTCCTTCCCTTGTCAGAATGGTGGGACCTGTCAGGAGGGAGTGAACGGCTACACCTGTACCTGCCCTCCAG GATATACTGgcgacaactgcagctcccccGTCTCCCGCTGCCATCACAACCCCTGCCACAATGGAGCCACCTGCCATGAGCGTGGCAGTCGctatgtgtgtgcctgtgtaccAGGCTACGGTGGTCACAACTGCCAGTTCCTTTTACCAGAGGTTCCCAGGGGTCAGCCAGTGGTGGATGGGCCAGATCGACGATATTCTTCCCCAGACAGTGAAActtttgaagaggaggaggatgacgaCAGTGGATTCCCCTGGACAGCCGTGTGTGCCGGTGTCTTCCTAGTTCTTGTGATCCTGATCGGCTGCTCAGTGCTGGTGGTCTACATTCGGGTCAAACTGCAGGAGAGGCACAGTCACCATGGCGACAGTATCCACAGCGACAGCCACGAGACCATGAACAACCTGACAACCACCAACAATTGTCTCCGCAGTGACAAGGAACTGGGCGCTATGATGACAACGTCAATTAAAAACACCAACAAGAAGGCGGATTACCATTCGGACCTTGCTGGGTCACTGGGTGGTCTGAGTGGAATCAGCGGGCTCAACGGATCAGAGAAGAACGGCTTTAAGACTCGCTACCCCAGTGTGGAGTACAACCTGGTCCATGAGCTGCGGCCTGAGGAGTTGTCGCTTTGTAAAGAAGAGGAGCATGAAGAGCCAGAAGTTAAATGTGAAATGCCGGAGGAGTCTGACTCAGAGGAAAGATACAGGAAGAGACAAAACAG TGACGCATCAGAAATGAAACAAGTAGAGGAGTCACCAAGCTGCAGCGAGGCAAAATATCAGTCGTCCAGCGAGTTGAACTATCAAGCAGCAAGTGATCTCAAATACCAGTCGACCAGTGATGTCAAATACCAGTCATTGAGCGATGTCAAATACCAGTCAACCAGTGACATCAAATACCAGTCAACCAGTGATGTTGAATACCACAGTCCCAGTGACAGCAGGTACCAGTGTACCAACGACACCAAATACCAGTCCGTCTACGTCATGTCGGACCAAAAAGATGAATGTATCATCGCCACAGAG GTATGA